The proteins below come from a single Leptolyngbyaceae cyanobacterium genomic window:
- a CDS encoding EcsC family protein, with product MTARKTENSTNKPAADPIAQATQMAASNAQAAFETLRAAADVFNSTATSVGQTLGPTAFRFVEQGTERVGQFVTPIAENPLVKYAAKLPGINYLFTALGNVDPEQAQKEVDKLRQEYPLETPAQLANRIIVDTALKGGGIGLLTNFIPPLALTLFAVDIAAITTLQAEMVYRIAAAYGFSLKDPTRRGEVLAIFALSVGGTGTLKVGLSFVELIPILGAVVGASSNAGLLYTLGHTACGFYEAKRNYLAQSDDRESKNDKIANTNLS from the coding sequence ATGACTGCACGGAAAACCGAAAATTCAACTAACAAGCCAGCCGCAGATCCGATCGCGCAAGCAACTCAAATGGCTGCATCCAACGCACAAGCTGCATTTGAGACATTGCGTGCGGCGGCTGATGTTTTTAACAGCACTGCCACATCCGTAGGACAAACTTTAGGCCCAACCGCTTTTCGATTTGTGGAACAGGGCACGGAAAGAGTGGGCCAATTCGTAACCCCGATCGCAGAAAACCCCTTGGTAAAATACGCCGCTAAACTTCCAGGCATCAACTACTTGTTCACCGCTTTAGGTAACGTCGATCCAGAACAAGCACAAAAAGAAGTAGACAAACTGCGACAAGAATATCCCCTCGAAACTCCTGCTCAACTCGCTAATCGAATTATCGTTGACACTGCCCTCAAAGGTGGGGGAATTGGGCTACTGACTAATTTCATTCCGCCATTAGCGCTTACCTTATTTGCAGTTGATATCGCCGCAATTACTACCCTACAAGCGGAGATGGTTTATCGCATCGCCGCCGCCTATGGATTTTCCTTAAAAGACCCCACCAGACGAGGAGAAGTGTTAGCAATTTTCGCTTTATCTGTCGGCGGTACGGGCACTTTAAAAGTGGGATTGAGTTTTGTAGAATTGATTCCGATTTTAGGTGCTGTGGTGGGTGCATCCAGTAATGCAGGCTTGCTTTATACTTTGGGACATACTGCTTGCGGATTTTATGAAGCAAAAAGAAACTACCTTGCACAGTCTGACGATCGGGAAAGTAAAAATGATAAGATTGCTAATACCAATTTATCTTAA
- a CDS encoding chemotaxis protein CheW, which produces MLTLEHKPYLIFSLNSSLYGIEAQFVQEIFSLPELTPVAEAPRSIIGVVNLRGDILPVMDINLRLGYQQPEYGVTDSVIVLERQGWRVGIIVNQVNEVHNISRQDITKELSYRREFTINSANHIVGIAKVEADIIMLLNEESLFSYSEAFEKFQEKATSERLETEERESKFRDIFPAKYPIFCPHATPEERAIFRERAQNLRKSTDKQDFAGLVALAVIGLNGEYFGLDLKLVREFTNIRKVTPVPCCPPHIVGNMNLRGEILTLVDIRGVLNMPILGRENISKVTIVRVDDTMAGVTVDEVFDVMYLHPSEISSVPTAVHSINDEYLRGTAPYREKMMSFLDLAKIFKKGDLVVNEEA; this is translated from the coding sequence ATGTTAACACTCGAACATAAACCTTATCTTATCTTTAGCCTCAATAGTTCACTTTATGGTATAGAAGCTCAATTTGTTCAAGAAATTTTTTCTTTACCAGAATTAACACCCGTTGCAGAAGCACCTCGCTCGATTATAGGGGTAGTTAATTTACGCGGAGATATCCTACCCGTTATGGATATTAATCTGCGTTTGGGATATCAGCAACCAGAATATGGCGTAACCGATAGTGTAATAGTTTTAGAAAGGCAGGGATGGCGAGTAGGCATTATTGTCAATCAAGTTAATGAAGTTCACAATATCTCCCGGCAAGATATCACGAAAGAACTTTCTTATCGGCGAGAATTTACTATTAATTCTGCTAATCATATAGTGGGAATTGCCAAAGTAGAAGCAGATATTATTATGCTGCTGAATGAAGAAAGTTTGTTTTCCTATTCGGAAGCATTTGAAAAATTTCAGGAAAAGGCAACTTCCGAGCGGTTAGAAACAGAAGAAAGAGAATCGAAATTTAGAGATATTTTCCCTGCTAAATACCCGATATTTTGCCCCCACGCTACCCCAGAAGAAAGAGCCATTTTTCGAGAACGCGCCCAGAATTTAAGGAAATCTACTGACAAGCAAGATTTTGCAGGGTTAGTAGCGCTAGCCGTGATCGGGTTAAATGGAGAATATTTCGGCCTCGATTTAAAATTAGTTCGAGAGTTTACTAATATTCGTAAAGTTACCCCGGTTCCTTGCTGTCCTCCTCATATTGTCGGGAACATGAATTTACGAGGTGAAATTTTAACTTTGGTTGATATTCGAGGTGTATTAAATATGCCGATATTGGGCAGAGAAAATATTTCTAAAGTCACGATCGTGCGGGTAGATGACACAATGGCAGGCGTGACAGTTGATGAAGTGTTTGATGTAATGTACTTGCACCCATCGGAAATTTCATCTGTTCCGACAGCAGTTCATTCTATTAATGATGAATATTTACGAGGTACGGCTCCCTATCGAGAAAAGATGATGAGTTTTTTAGATTTAGCCAAGATTTTTAAGAAAGGAGATTTAGTTGTTAATGAAGAAGCTTAA
- a CDS encoding CheR family methyltransferase, protein MNEALLERFVELISARTGLQIREQDKGSLANKIWMRLKLLRLSRAEDYYQVLAGNIAEGHSWEQKREKEWRELTHLLTTGESYFFRDKGQINLLSNRILPEIIEAKNQQAKTQNNQKRSLRIWSAGCSTGEEPYSLAIVLREILPDWEDWDILILGTDINQKSIEKAKEGIYSSWSFRLVENQLQMRYFYPRQTEWQIDDQIRKMVTFSYGNLVKDDYPNDRSIVSNMDLIICRNVFVYFDYKAIALVLKKFYNTLVPGGYLLTGHTELYNQELSCFQVMVFPESVIYKRNSEIKQLKTATTPTNYSEDLPFAQQKSGLNSKQIESKESDLLNIYIPPNSRSYSSLKSPRSSNKKLEKSPDSFSELPIYQTNYSVLPLANQEEKIVSKFAKANLQGKSLPTSSNHSVPHHDILMHAEKLFHKKDYTEAIKQAEQLITLHPRSFGAYYLLAEAYANLGDYNKATYYCQQAIELDSLSVLPYYLLAHIAEEKGELEKAKVFLKRIIYLAPSSISAYLDLAFIYKKEENTARAIKMLATAVELLKKLPSSARVERQGEVTAGQLLVELQKMFKQHI, encoded by the coding sequence ATGAATGAGGCTTTATTAGAGCGTTTTGTCGAATTAATTTCTGCTCGTACAGGTTTGCAAATCAGGGAGCAGGACAAAGGCAGTTTAGCCAATAAAATTTGGATGCGGCTTAAATTGTTAAGATTATCTAGAGCAGAAGATTATTATCAAGTTTTGGCTGGTAATATCGCAGAAGGTCATTCCTGGGAACAAAAACGAGAAAAGGAATGGAGAGAATTAACCCATTTATTAACTACTGGAGAAAGCTATTTCTTTCGCGACAAAGGTCAAATAAATCTCCTAAGTAATCGCATTTTACCGGAAATTATCGAAGCCAAAAACCAGCAAGCAAAAACTCAAAATAACCAGAAGCGCAGCCTGCGTATTTGGAGTGCTGGATGCTCGACAGGTGAAGAACCGTATTCCTTAGCGATCGTTCTCCGAGAAATATTACCTGACTGGGAAGATTGGGATATCTTGATTTTGGGAACCGATATCAATCAAAAATCTATTGAAAAAGCCAAAGAAGGAATTTATAGTTCTTGGTCATTTCGGTTAGTAGAAAATCAATTACAAATGCGCTATTTTTATCCGCGACAAACCGAATGGCAAATTGATGACCAAATTCGCAAAATGGTAACGTTTAGTTATGGAAATTTAGTTAAGGATGATTATCCTAACGATAGATCGATCGTTTCTAATATGGATCTAATTATTTGCCGCAACGTATTTGTATATTTTGATTATAAAGCTATAGCGCTCGTTCTAAAAAAGTTTTATAATACTCTCGTACCGGGAGGCTATTTACTAACAGGGCATACGGAACTTTATAATCAAGAATTAAGTTGTTTTCAGGTGATGGTTTTTCCTGAATCTGTCATATATAAACGCAATAGCGAAATCAAACAACTTAAAACTGCTACGACTCCCACGAATTATTCTGAAGATTTACCGTTTGCTCAGCAAAAATCCGGCCTTAATTCCAAACAAATAGAATCAAAAGAGAGTGATTTGTTAAATATTTATATTCCGCCAAATTCACGAAGTTATTCATCACTAAAATCTCCGCGATCGTCAAATAAAAAATTAGAAAAATCCCCTGATTCTTTTTCGGAATTACCTATTTATCAGACCAATTATTCTGTCCTTCCTTTAGCGAATCAAGAAGAGAAAATTGTTAGCAAGTTTGCCAAAGCTAACTTGCAAGGCAAATCGTTACCAACTTCATCAAATCATTCAGTTCCGCATCACGATATTTTAATGCACGCCGAAAAACTTTTCCACAAAAAAGATTATACGGAAGCAATCAAACAAGCCGAACAGTTAATTACCTTACATCCTCGTAGCTTTGGCGCTTATTATCTTTTGGCCGAAGCTTATGCCAACTTAGGCGATTACAACAAAGCAACTTACTATTGTCAACAGGCAATTGAACTCGATTCTTTGTCTGTTTTACCTTATTATCTTTTAGCACATATTGCTGAAGAAAAAGGAGAGCTAGAGAAAGCGAAAGTTTTTTTAAAAAGAATCATTTATTTAGCACCGTCATCGATTTCTGCATATCTTGACTTAGCTTTTATTTACAAAAAAGAAGAGAATACTGCTAGAGCGATCAAAATGCTAGCAACGGCTGTTGAGTTATTGAAGAAATTGCCATCATCAGCCAGAGTTGAGCGACAAGGTGAGGTAACTGCCGGTCAATTGCTGGTGGAACTTCAAAAGATGTTCAAACAGCATATTTAA